In the genome of Pseudomonas protegens, one region contains:
- a CDS encoding glutamine synthetase family protein has translation MSRGQGIKALTPVAMTSLVTTDLIGVTRGRSFPSDELERYRLGGCGWVPANSALTPQDLIAEDNPWGAYGDLRLIPDLDSRVSVGAGPDASAAPLDFIHADICETDGKPWAACPRTLLRNEIERYRELGIQITAAFEHEFNLDTGAGQRQHLAFSLEAQRQGAAFGGWLLAALRAAGAEPEMFLPEYGKRQYEITCRPTQGLAAADRAVNVREITREIARQLGQRVSFAPKTAADAVCNGVHLHLSLQDLDGTPLLYDPQAVSGDDLSRLGQHWAAGVLKHLPALCAFTAPTPLSYERLQPHHWSASYACLGLRNREASLRICPTVDIGGKPLAPQYNLEFRALDATASPHLAMAVILIAGRLGLEQTLPLNAVTDKVPDELSAEQRLASGIVPLPGSLPQALDYLRSNTELLQALPEPLLSTYLAVKQKEVSLTEHLTAAELCEHYGHLY, from the coding sequence ATGAGCCGCGGCCAGGGCATCAAGGCCCTGACCCCGGTGGCGATGACCAGCCTGGTCACCACCGACCTGATCGGCGTGACCCGGGGCCGTTCCTTTCCCAGCGACGAACTGGAACGCTACCGGCTCGGCGGCTGCGGCTGGGTGCCGGCCAACAGCGCCCTGACGCCCCAAGACCTGATCGCCGAGGACAACCCCTGGGGCGCTTACGGCGACCTGCGGCTGATTCCCGACCTGGACAGCCGGGTCAGTGTCGGTGCTGGGCCGGATGCCAGCGCGGCGCCGCTGGACTTCATCCACGCCGACATCTGCGAAACCGACGGCAAGCCCTGGGCGGCCTGCCCGCGCACCCTGCTGCGCAACGAAATCGAGCGCTACCGCGAGCTGGGCATCCAGATCACCGCGGCCTTCGAACATGAATTCAACCTCGACACCGGCGCCGGCCAGCGCCAGCACCTGGCCTTCTCCCTGGAAGCCCAGCGCCAGGGCGCGGCCTTTGGCGGCTGGCTGCTGGCGGCGCTGCGGGCCGCCGGCGCCGAACCGGAAATGTTCCTCCCCGAATACGGCAAGCGGCAGTACGAAATCACCTGCCGCCCGACCCAGGGCCTGGCGGCCGCCGACCGCGCGGTGAACGTGCGCGAGATCACCCGGGAAATCGCCCGGCAGCTGGGGCAGCGGGTCAGCTTCGCGCCCAAGACCGCCGCCGACGCGGTGTGCAACGGCGTGCACCTGCACCTGAGCCTGCAGGACCTGGACGGCACCCCACTGCTCTACGATCCCCAGGCGGTCAGCGGCGACGACCTGTCGCGCCTGGGCCAGCACTGGGCCGCCGGGGTGCTCAAGCATCTGCCGGCGCTGTGCGCCTTCACCGCGCCGACGCCGCTGTCCTACGAGCGCCTGCAGCCCCATCACTGGAGCGCCTCCTACGCCTGCCTGGGGCTGCGCAACCGCGAAGCCTCGCTGCGCATCTGCCCCACCGTGGACATCGGCGGCAAGCCCCTGGCGCCGCAGTACAACCTGGAGTTCCGCGCCCTGGACGCCACCGCCTCGCCACACCTGGCCATGGCGGTGATCCTGATCGCCGGACGCCTGGGCCTTGAACAGACGCTGCCGCTGAACGCGGTGACCGACAAGGTCCCCGATGAACTGAGCGCCGAACAGCGCCTGGCCAGCGGCATCGTGCCCCTGCCGGGCAGCCTGCCCCAGGCCCTGGATTACCTGCGCAGCAACACGGAGTTGCTGCAGGCTCTGCCGGAACCGCTGCTGAGCACCTATTTGGCCGTCAAACAAAAGGAAGTGTCCCTGACCGAGCACCTGACCGCTGCCGAACTCTGTGAGCACTATGGACACCTGTACTAA